Proteins from one Xenopus tropicalis strain Nigerian chromosome 1, UCB_Xtro_10.0, whole genome shotgun sequence genomic window:
- the LOC100487633 gene encoding ADAMTS-like protein 5 isoform X1 has product MWLQNWFLAVFFITFFIHADCDTQVTDSMYQSGGITRPSKGQWTAWASWTSSSSTCGNGVAVRTRRCLRVTRMDRCAGEQRQYRSCQSGICPEDALPFRDLQCALYNYRPIPGSQRGYKWVPFYGAPTACHLNCLAVGQNFYYTFGRVLDGTSCGPNSNGTCINGQCLKADCNGIFTSEVSKESCGKCQEQQNTCVLIQRVYLAPFPSSGYFGYKNVTRIPAGASQIKVMDESRNILALMDSNGHYVINGDWVVSWSGIYKVAGTEVHYIRNSESHEVLEADGPTNEDLYVQVLFQENNPGITYQFWLPKDLYDNYKREPHLSWQQSENEDLNSWVNKTTSGNGESHLGTAQGKEVLTVSRKGQCRRCKTPKGKSQRIKQYCQSDFVIHAKVLGRRIIGQETRYDIQVKHAYKHKFPIMHREYIWVSNTCDCPYLVDRHEYIMMASKHVNHEYTLNRILLSVTSFVKPWSPEEDQKLQRVNIFCSTTP; this is encoded by the exons ATGTGGCTGCAAAACTG GTTCCTGGCCGTGTTCTTCATCACATTTTTCATTCATGCTGACTGTGACACTCAG GTGACAGACTCAATGTACCAGAGTGGTGGCATTACTAGGCCTTCAAAGGGACAATGGACAGCTTGGGCCTCTTGGACTTCCAGTTCTAGTACCTGTGGGAATGGAGTTGCAGTCAGGACACGAAGGTGTTTACG GGTCACTAGAATGGACAGGTGTGCAGGAGAACAGCGACAGTACAGAAGCTGTCAGTCAGGG ATTTGCCCAGAAGATGCTTTACCATTTAGGGATTTGCAGTGTGCTTTGTACAATTACAGACCCATTCCTGGCAGTCAACGGGGGTACAAGTGGGTACCATTTTATGGAG caCCCACTGCTTGTCATCTGAACTGCTTGGCTGTTGGAcagaacttttattatacttttGGACGAGTGTTGGATGGAACAAGCTGTGGACCAAACTCTAATGGAACCTGTATCAATGGCCAGTGCTTG AAAGCAGACTGCAATGGGATCTTTACATCTGAGGTGTCCAAAGAATCATGTGGAAAATGTCAAGAGCAACAAAATACTTGTGTCCTTATCCAAAGGGTTTACCTGGCCCCTTTCCCCTCTTCAG gTTACTTCGGATATAAAAACGTGACAAGAATACCTGCTGGTGCCTCACAAATTAAAGTGATGGATGAAAGCCGTAACATATTAG CCTTGATGGATTCTAATGGCCACTATGTAATTAATGGCGATTGGGTGGTTTCCTGGTCAGGAATTTACAAAGTAGCAGGAACAGAGGTTCATTACATTCGGAATTCAGAAAGTCATGAGGTTTTGGAAGCAGATGGTCCTACAAATGAGGATCTTTATGTCCAG GTTCTCTTCCAAGAAAATAACCCAGGGATTACATACCAGTTCTGGTTGCCAAAAGATCTTTACGATAATTATAAAAGGGAGCCCCATTTGAGCTGGCAACAGTCAGAAAATGAGGATTTGAACTCGTGGGTAAATAAAACCACCTCCGGTAATGGAGAAAGCCATTTAGGGACAGCACAAGGGAAAGAGGTGCTTACTGTTTCCAGAAAAG gacaatgcaGAAGGTGTAAAACTCCAAAGGGGAAATCACAGAGGATAAAGCAGTACTGTCAAAGTGATTTTG TGATCCATGCCAAGGTTTTAGGAAGAAGGATAATCGGACAAGAGACACGCTATGACATCCAAGTTAAGCATGCTTACAAACACAAGTTTCCAATCATGCATCGTGAATATATCTGGGTGTCCAATACATGTGACTGTCCTTATTTAGTGGATAGACATGAATATATTATGATGGCCTCAAAACATGTGAACCATGAGTATACTCTAAACAGAATCCTGCTCTCTGTGACAAGCTTTGTCAAACCTTGGTCCCCAGAGGAGGACCAGAAGCTGCAGCGTGTGAACATTTTTTGTTCAACTACCCCTTGA
- the LOC100487633 gene encoding ADAMTS-like protein 5 isoform X2: MYQSGGITRPSKGQWTAWASWTSSSSTCGNGVAVRTRRCLRVTRMDRCAGEQRQYRSCQSGICPEDALPFRDLQCALYNYRPIPGSQRGYKWVPFYGAPTACHLNCLAVGQNFYYTFGRVLDGTSCGPNSNGTCINGQCLKADCNGIFTSEVSKESCGKCQEQQNTCVLIQRVYLAPFPSSGYFGYKNVTRIPAGASQIKVMDESRNILALMDSNGHYVINGDWVVSWSGIYKVAGTEVHYIRNSESHEVLEADGPTNEDLYVQVLFQENNPGITYQFWLPKDLYDNYKREPHLSWQQSENEDLNSWVNKTTSGNGESHLGTAQGKEVLTVSRKGQCRRCKTPKGKSQRIKQYCQSDFVIHAKVLGRRIIGQETRYDIQVKHAYKHKFPIMHREYIWVSNTCDCPYLVDRHEYIMMASKHVNHEYTLNRILLSVTSFVKPWSPEEDQKLQRVNIFCSTTP; encoded by the exons ATGTACCAGAGTGGTGGCATTACTAGGCCTTCAAAGGGACAATGGACAGCTTGGGCCTCTTGGACTTCCAGTTCTAGTACCTGTGGGAATGGAGTTGCAGTCAGGACACGAAGGTGTTTACG GGTCACTAGAATGGACAGGTGTGCAGGAGAACAGCGACAGTACAGAAGCTGTCAGTCAGGG ATTTGCCCAGAAGATGCTTTACCATTTAGGGATTTGCAGTGTGCTTTGTACAATTACAGACCCATTCCTGGCAGTCAACGGGGGTACAAGTGGGTACCATTTTATGGAG caCCCACTGCTTGTCATCTGAACTGCTTGGCTGTTGGAcagaacttttattatacttttGGACGAGTGTTGGATGGAACAAGCTGTGGACCAAACTCTAATGGAACCTGTATCAATGGCCAGTGCTTG AAAGCAGACTGCAATGGGATCTTTACATCTGAGGTGTCCAAAGAATCATGTGGAAAATGTCAAGAGCAACAAAATACTTGTGTCCTTATCCAAAGGGTTTACCTGGCCCCTTTCCCCTCTTCAG gTTACTTCGGATATAAAAACGTGACAAGAATACCTGCTGGTGCCTCACAAATTAAAGTGATGGATGAAAGCCGTAACATATTAG CCTTGATGGATTCTAATGGCCACTATGTAATTAATGGCGATTGGGTGGTTTCCTGGTCAGGAATTTACAAAGTAGCAGGAACAGAGGTTCATTACATTCGGAATTCAGAAAGTCATGAGGTTTTGGAAGCAGATGGTCCTACAAATGAGGATCTTTATGTCCAG GTTCTCTTCCAAGAAAATAACCCAGGGATTACATACCAGTTCTGGTTGCCAAAAGATCTTTACGATAATTATAAAAGGGAGCCCCATTTGAGCTGGCAACAGTCAGAAAATGAGGATTTGAACTCGTGGGTAAATAAAACCACCTCCGGTAATGGAGAAAGCCATTTAGGGACAGCACAAGGGAAAGAGGTGCTTACTGTTTCCAGAAAAG gacaatgcaGAAGGTGTAAAACTCCAAAGGGGAAATCACAGAGGATAAAGCAGTACTGTCAAAGTGATTTTG TGATCCATGCCAAGGTTTTAGGAAGAAGGATAATCGGACAAGAGACACGCTATGACATCCAAGTTAAGCATGCTTACAAACACAAGTTTCCAATCATGCATCGTGAATATATCTGGGTGTCCAATACATGTGACTGTCCTTATTTAGTGGATAGACATGAATATATTATGATGGCCTCAAAACATGTGAACCATGAGTATACTCTAAACAGAATCCTGCTCTCTGTGACAAGCTTTGTCAAACCTTGGTCCCCAGAGGAGGACCAGAAGCTGCAGCGTGTGAACATTTTTTGTTCAACTACCCCTTGA
- the LOC100486858 gene encoding CTD small phosphatase-like protein 3 isoform X1, producing the protein MILRSRKIPAQPLKDLHTPRKKSEGNSPKTPRSAARVPKRVQPKSPCTPSGTFSKKTTARLTNICLNSPNAEDLKTPMRERSVRVHFQFDDPFPGKQDLVSSIYTPVLTYLSTQDEDSDGCNVPTKNCLYFNHIPVDRTREDFNPYKFICNIQQTPCDQRQRGKDIPFKTRSAPESTLVLDLDEILVDSSLLPLTGADFTFLIPFQDTYYKVYVKLRPHAMEFLETLCKVYEIFVFTTAKKEYAEKILDLLDPQKKLIRHRLFQDQCLCVEGHYVKDLGILQRDLAKTVALDTAPHTIPYHLANRIPIQSWKGSKKDRGLLSLLSTLEKMTLVDDVRLVISHQFKIKDLVAED; encoded by the exons ATGATTTTGAGGTCTCGTAAAATCCCAGCTCAACCCTTAAAGGATCTACATACTCCTAGGAAAAAATCAGAGGGTAATAGTCCCAAAACGCCACGATCTGCGGCCCGGGTACCGAAGAGG GTGCAGCCAAAATCTCCCTGTACCCCATCAGGAACCTTCAGTAAGAAGACAACTGCGCGGCTAACTAACATCTGCCTGAACTCTCCAAATGCGGAAG ATCTAAAGACGCCAATGAGAGAGCGATCAGTGCGGGTTCATTTTCAGTTTGATGATCCATTCCCAGGGAAACAGGATCTTGTGTCCAGCATCTACACTCCAGTGCTCACCTACCTCTCCACTCAGGATGAGGACTCAG ATGGCTGCAATGTTCCGACAAAAAACTGCCTGTATTTCAATCACATTCCTGTTGACAGAACCAGAGAGGATTTTAACCC atacAAATTCATCTGCAATATCCAGCAAACACCATGCGACCAGCGACAGAGAGGGAAAGATATCCCATTTAAAACTCGCAGTGCTCCGGAGAGCACACTCGTCCTGGACTTG gatgAAATCTTAGTTGATAGCTCACTCCTGCCACTCACTGGTGCAGATTTTACCTTTCTTATCCCGTTTCAGGACACCTATTACAAG GTTTATGTGAAGCTCCGACCTCATGCTATGGAATTCCTAGAGACTCTTTGTAAAGTGTATGAG atatttgtttttactaCTGCAAAGAAGGAATATGCTGAAAAGATCCTAGACCTACTGGATCCTCAGAAGAAACTAATTAG GCATAGACTCTTTCAGGATCAGTGTCTCTGTGTTGAAGGCCACTATGTGAAGGACCTAGGTATTCTACAAAGGGACTTGGCTAAGACTGTCGCATTGGACACTGCCCCTCATACCATTCCTTACCAT CTTGCTAACAGGATACCTATACAAAGCTGGAAAGGTAGCAAGAAAGACAGAGGGCTGCTCTCCCTGCTTTCAACCTTGGAGAAAATGACACTCGTG GATGATGTACGTCTTGTGATTTCCCACCAATTCAAAATCAAAGATCTAGTTGCTGAAGACTGA
- the LOC100486858 gene encoding CTD small phosphatase-like protein 2 isoform X2: MRERSVRVHFQFDDPFPGKQDLVSSIYTPVLTYLSTQDEDSDGCNVPTKNCLYFNHIPVDRTREDFNPYKFICNIQQTPCDQRQRGKDIPFKTRSAPESTLVLDLDEILVDSSLLPLTGADFTFLIPFQDTYYKVYVKLRPHAMEFLETLCKVYEIFVFTTAKKEYAEKILDLLDPQKKLIRHRLFQDQCLCVEGHYVKDLGILQRDLAKTVALDTAPHTIPYHLANRIPIQSWKGSKKDRGLLSLLSTLEKMTLVDDVRLVISHQFKIKDLVAED, from the exons ATGAGAGAGCGATCAGTGCGGGTTCATTTTCAGTTTGATGATCCATTCCCAGGGAAACAGGATCTTGTGTCCAGCATCTACACTCCAGTGCTCACCTACCTCTCCACTCAGGATGAGGACTCAG ATGGCTGCAATGTTCCGACAAAAAACTGCCTGTATTTCAATCACATTCCTGTTGACAGAACCAGAGAGGATTTTAACCC atacAAATTCATCTGCAATATCCAGCAAACACCATGCGACCAGCGACAGAGAGGGAAAGATATCCCATTTAAAACTCGCAGTGCTCCGGAGAGCACACTCGTCCTGGACTTG gatgAAATCTTAGTTGATAGCTCACTCCTGCCACTCACTGGTGCAGATTTTACCTTTCTTATCCCGTTTCAGGACACCTATTACAAG GTTTATGTGAAGCTCCGACCTCATGCTATGGAATTCCTAGAGACTCTTTGTAAAGTGTATGAG atatttgtttttactaCTGCAAAGAAGGAATATGCTGAAAAGATCCTAGACCTACTGGATCCTCAGAAGAAACTAATTAG GCATAGACTCTTTCAGGATCAGTGTCTCTGTGTTGAAGGCCACTATGTGAAGGACCTAGGTATTCTACAAAGGGACTTGGCTAAGACTGTCGCATTGGACACTGCCCCTCATACCATTCCTTACCAT CTTGCTAACAGGATACCTATACAAAGCTGGAAAGGTAGCAAGAAAGACAGAGGGCTGCTCTCCCTGCTTTCAACCTTGGAGAAAATGACACTCGTG GATGATGTACGTCTTGTGATTTCCCACCAATTCAAAATCAAAGATCTAGTTGCTGAAGACTGA